The following proteins are encoded in a genomic region of Corythoichthys intestinalis isolate RoL2023-P3 chromosome 5, ASM3026506v1, whole genome shotgun sequence:
- the LOC130915960 gene encoding carboxypeptidase A1-like, producing MMRVLLVLAALLVAAFGNETFEGHQVLRMVAKDEAQLSLLKQMEDMEEYELDFWKKARDVDTYVDIRVPLGSLEAVKLFLESNDIKYSIMIEDLQVILDEEQEEMDSFAREAEPRNTDSFDFSRYHSISEIYRFQDMLVAENPGLVSKLVIGQSYEKRPLNVLKFSTGGNNRPAIWLDTGIHSREWVTQASGTWFAKKIVNDYGRDPVLTAILNKMDIFLEIVTNPDGFYYTHTTNRMWRKTRKPNPGSRCVGVDPNRNWDAGFGGSGASGNPCSETYRGPRAHSESEVSSIVNFVKSHRNIKSFVSIHAYSQMLLYPYGYTRTPVKHQAELHNLARKAVTDLASLYGTRYRYGSIINTIYQASGGTIDWTYNQGIKYSLTFELRDTGRYGFILPANQIIPTAKETWLALMAIMDHTSKNLY from the exons ATGATGAGGGTCTTGCTCGTCTTGGCCGCGCTGCTGGTTGCCGCGTTCGGCAACGAAACGTTTGAAGG ACATCAGGTTCTCCGCATGGTGGCAAAGGATGAAGCGCAACTGTCTCTTCTGAAGCAAATGGAGGACATGGAGGAGTACGAG CTGGACTTCTGGAAGAAGGCCAGAGATGTAGACACTTACGTGGACATCAGAGTTCCCCTAGGAAGTCTGGAGGCTGTCAAACTTTTTCTAGAGAGCAACGACATTAAATACTCAATCATGATTGAAGACCTGCAG GTGATCCTGGATGAGGAGCAGGAGGAGATGGACTCATTTGCCCGTGAAGCTGAGCCCAGAAATACCGATAGCTTTGATTTCTCCAGATACCATTCCATCAGCGAG ATATACAGGTTCCAAGACATGCTGGTGGCCGAGAATCCCGGACTGGTCAGCAAGCTAGTAATTGGTCAAAGCTACGAAAAACGTCCACTCAACGTGTTGAAG TTCAGCACAGGTGGAAACAACCGTCCTGCTATTTGGCTTGACACTGGCATCCACTCCCGTGAATGGGTCACTCAGGCTAGCGGCACCTGGTTCGCCAAAAAG ATCGTCAATGACTACGGCCGCGATCCTGTCCTCACTGCCATCCTCAACAAGATGGACATCTTCTTGGAGATCGTTACCAACCCTGATGGCTTCTACTACACACATACTACA AATCGGATGTGGCGTAAGACCAGGAAGCCCAATCCTGGATCCCGCTGTGTGGGAGTGGATCCCAACAGGAACTGGGACGCTGGTTTTGGAG GCTCTGGTGCAAGTGGCAACCCTTGCTCGGAGACCTACCGCGGGCCTCGGGCACACTCTGAGTCAGAGGTCAGCTCCATTGTGAATTTCGTCAAATCTCACCGCAATATAAAGTCCTTCGTGTCCATCCACGCATACTCGCAAATGCTCCTCTACCCCTATGGATACACCAGGACGCCTGTCAAGCACCAGGCAGAGCTG CACAATCTGGCCAGGAAGGCCGTCACAGACCTGGCTTCCCTGTATGGCACTCGCTACCGATACGGAAGCATCATCAACACAATCT ACCAAGCCAGTGGTGGAACCATCGACTGGACATACAATCAGGGCATCAAGTATTCATTAACCTTCGAGTTGCGTGACACTGGACGCTACGGCTTCATCTTGCCTGCCAACCAGATCATCCCCACTGCCAAAGAGACATGGCTGGCCCTCATGGCCATCATGGACCACACCTCCAAAAACCTCTACTGA
- the LOC130916321 gene encoding carboxypeptidase A1-like — protein MRFVLVLAVVLVAAVSKETFEGHQVLRIVAKNEAQLSFLKQMEDMEEYELDFWRKASDVDAHVDIRVPPRSLEAVKHFLESHNIKYSVMIEDLQAILDKEQKDINTFVCETESGNTDSFDFHRYHSVSEIYRFQDMLVAENPELVSKMVIGQSYEGRPLNVLKFSTGGINRPANWIDTGIHACEWVTQASGTWIAKKIVNDYGRDPVLTAILKRMDIFLEIIVNPDGFYYSHTTNRLWRKTRKPNRGSYCVGVDLNRNWDVNFGGIGSSGIPCSEMYRGPRAHSESEVSSIVNFVKSHGNIKSFVSIHSYSQMLLYPYGYTLRPVKDRAELHNLAKKAITEMASLYGTRYQYGSIINTLYWASGASIDWTYNQGIKYSFTLELRDTGRYGLLLPANQIVPTAEESWVALKLIMDHTSKNLY, from the exons ACACCAGGTTCTTCGCATTGTGGCAAAGAATGAAGCGCAGCTGTCTTTTCTGAAACAAATGGAGGACATGGAGGAGTATGAG CTGGACTTCTGGAGGAAAGCAAGTGACGTGGACGCTCACGTGGACATCAGAGTTCCCCCGCGAAGTTTGGAGGCTGTCAAACATTTTTTGGAGAGCCACAACATTAAATACTCAGTCATGATTGAAGACCTGCAG GCGATCCTGGACAAGGAGCAGAAGGATATAAACACCTTTGTCTGTGAAACCGAGTCTGGAAACACCGATAGCTTTGACTTCCATAGATACCACAGCGTTAGCGAG ATATACCGATTCCAGGACATGTTAGTGGCCGAGAATCCGGAGCTGGTCAGCAAGATGGTGATTGGTCAAAGCTATGAAGGGCGTCCGCTCAATGTCCTCAAG TTTAGCACGGGTGGAATCAACCGTCCTGCCAATTGGATTGACACGGGAATTCACGCTTGTGAATGGGTCACTCAGGCTAGCGGCACCTGGATTGCCAAGAAG ATTGTCAATGACTATGGCCGCGATCCAGTCCTCACTGCCATTCTCAAAAGGATGGACATCTTCTTGGAGATCATTGTGAACCCAGATGGTTTCTACTACTCTCACACTACC AATCGCCTGTGGCGTAAGACCAGGAAGCCCAATCGTGGTTCGTACTGCGTGGGGGTTGATCTCAACAGGAACTGGGACGTTAATTTTGGAG GCATTGGTTCAAGCGGCATTCCTTGCTCAGAGATGTACCGGGGGCCACGGGCACACTCCGAGTCGGAGGTCAGCTCCATCGTAAATTTTGTCAAGTCTCACGGCAACATCAAGTCCTTCGTTTCCATCCACTCATACTCGCAGATGCTACTCTACCCCTACGGGTACACATTGAGACCTGTCAAGGACCGGGCAGAGCTA CACAATTTGGCCAAGAAGGCCATTACCGAAATGGCTTCCCTGTATGGAACTCGCTACCAATACGGAAGCATCATCAACACACTCT ACTGGGCGAGTGGTGCCAGCATCGATTGGACGTACAATCAGGGAATCAAGTACTCATTCACCCTTGAACTGCGTGACACAGGACGCTACGGATTGCTGTTGCCTGCCAACCAGATCGTTCCCACTGCTGAGGAGTCATGGGTTGCCCTCAAACTCATCATGGACCACACCTCCAAAAACCTCTACTGA